The DNA region CTCCTTCTCGGCTTGAGTTGGTTATTTTTTTACCGGCGATTTCAGGACCGTTTGCAGCTTGTTTTTCACATCGCTCGGCATGCCGAGGAACTCAGTGACCAGCTTGGTGATCTGATTGCCGATCAGCGGATCGATATCGAGCCGCGCCTTGTCGGCATCGGCGAGAAATCCTTTGTCTTTGAATACACGCGCGAATCCCGCTTCCAAAGCCGCGGCGCGGTCCGCTGGCGTTGCGGGCGGCAGGACGTAGACCTTGCCGAAGTCGTTGGGCGTGCTGGTCCCGTACTTGAGCAGCAGTCGCTGTTCGTCGGAGCGGGCGATCTGTTGGATGGTCGGCACATTGGGTACGATTAGATCCTTTAGCGGTTTTTCCGTGAGCTGAGCGAGAACCACCCATTCGCCGCTCTTGACCTTGTCCATGGAGGTCACTTTGGACGACGTCCAGGTGTTGAAGAAACCATCCACCTCGCCGCTATCCATTGCCAGGCGCACGTCGGCCGTGCCTTTGTAGCCGGAAACGATTTTAAGATTGGTATGGAGTGCTTCACGGACCAGGATTGGCGCATGTTCCACCGTCGAGCCTGGGATGGCGCCAATGCTGAGCTGCTTGCCGTTCTCGCCGCGCACATCGTCGAACTTGGTGATGCCCGTGCGTTTCATGGCAATCATCAGGTAGCTTTCGCTCACCGGCACGGCCAAATAGCGGAACTTGCCCATGTCGAATTGGATCGATGGCGCGCCGAAGAGCTGTTCCAAAACGATCGGCCCGGAGATATTACCGACTACGGTGCCGTCTTTGGGCGCGGCGTTGTAAACATGGTTGGCGGCGATGATGCTGCCCACTCCCGGCATGTTGTCGACCAACACGTTGGGATTGCCGGGAATATGTTTCGACAGATGGCGCGCGATCACGCGGGAGTATTGATCGTAGCCGCCGCCGGCCGAGAAGCCGACAACGATGCGCAGGGTTTTGCCGCGATAGAACTCGGCCACGGCTTTTTCATCGAAACTCGCTTTCGGGGCCGCCGGCTGAGCCGCATGCAGCACCTGAGCGAACCATAGCGAACTCAATATCAGTACGAACAAACGCCTACTCGTTATCAATCTGTCACCCCTGCAGTGATCGTTTTCGGTTACACCCGTCTTCACACGTCTCTTGGTTAGTTAGACGAAACGATTAATTGCGGCTTCAGTCGTAGGGGAATGAACTAGAGGTTTTCGAGCCTCTTGAGTGTCGCACCATAGTCCTCCACGGCTTTACCGATGGGATAGTCGGGCTCATAGCCCAACTGCTCCTTGGCGCGCGAGAAGTCGCTCGACAAGCGTGAGTCAGGATAGGGCATGGGGTTCTGGGTGCGGGCGATCTCGATGTTGGAGCCGGGGAAGGCTTTGCGGATCGCTTGGACGATGTCTTCACCGCTGACCAGGTCGTTGTTGCCGATGTGGAACAGCGTGTCTTTGAACTTGTCTTTCATCACAGCCAGCACGGTGCCTTTGGCGGCGTCCTTGCCGTAGAGAATCTCGGCCGGGCCGTAGGGCCAGCTAATTTTGGCCGACTCGCCTTTCACCGCGGCGCGGATCATCTGCTGGATGGCGATCTCACGGGTGGCTTTGAGCGCCGCCGGCGACGGCCCGTAGAGGCCGCCGGTGTAGCGCAGGCAGATAAACTCGAAATCATAGCGCTTGGCGTAGGCGCGTCCCATGAACTCGCAGCTCGCCTTGGTGGCGGCGTAGACCGACGGCGGATTCATCGGTATGCTCTCGTCGATCTTGGTGAGTCCCTCGCCGAGAGAACCGAGATAAACCGTCCCAGAGCTGGGAAACACCACGCGCTTCACCTTTTCCAGCCGGGCCGCTTCGAAAACATTGATCGTGCCCATGAAGTTGAGCCGCACGCCGCTATAGGGCCGGCGCTGCACCTCTTCGCCGAGGAAGGCGGCGAGATGAATGATTTGATCGCAGTCGTTGTCGCGCAGCGCCGAGATGATCGCCGGCAGGTCCATCATGTCGCCGCGTACCAGCGTTACTTTGCTCGGGTCGACCCCGACGGCGTTGAGCAGCCTCTCATTGAGCGCAACATCGAATATGACCGGGCGCTCGCCGCGGTCGAGCAGCATACCGACCGCATAGGCACCCACCAAACCTGTGCCGCCTGTGACGAGAATTCCCTTGCCTGCCATGATGATAGCCTCCGTCAGCCGTGCTTCTAATATATCAAATGGGATACTGAGTCAATGAGTCTTCTTTCCAAACCGGAGGGAAAAATCTCGCAGGTGGTTGACTGGTGGATTGATTTAAGGAATATGGCGCCTGCTACGTCCAAAGTTGTAGGAGGTGTTTTCGATGCATCACACGACCTTGATATTGGCTTTGACCCTCGCGGCTGCACTGACTTCCGCGGCACACGCGCAGGAGCGGCTACGATTGGCTTGGGCGGGGTTTAGTCCGACCAACAGTCCCATCTGGGTCATGGAAGATCGCAAACTATTGCAGAAGCAGGGCGTCAATCCGGAAGTCATCGCCATCAGTGCCAGCCCGACCGTCCTTCAGGCACTGCTGGCCAATGAAATCGACGCCGCAAGCGTTTCGGTCACCACCCTCACCAGCTCCAGACTGCAAGGCGCAGACACCGTGATGATTCTCGGCGTCGTGCCGACCTTTGTCGACCACATTATTTCGCTCTCTAACATCACGAGAGTCGAGCAGCTGAGGGGAAAGGTCGGCGGCGTCAATCGCCTCGGCAGCACCTCAGATCTCGGCCTGCGGCTGGCCCTGCGCAAGCTCGGGATCGATCCGGAAAGAGACGTCAAAATCATTCCCGTCGGCGGCAATCCGGAGCGCTTCGCCGCCCTCTCCAAGGGGCTCACCCAGTTCACCATCATGCCGGAGCCGTTTCTCACCCAAGCCGAAAGATTGGGCTTTCGCAGCCTTTATCCCGTTTCGGAGCTGAAGATCCCTTTCTGGTGGAACGGCATCCTCAGCCGTGAAGCGATTATCAAGGCGAAGCGACCGCTATTGCTAAAGCTGACCCGAGCGATGTCCGAAGCCATCCATATCATCAAGACCGAAAAGGAATACGCCAAGGGTATCTTCCAGAAAAATCTCCGCGTCGCCGACCCCGAAGGACTCGAACGCGCTTACCTGACCTACGCGGCGATCTTTCCCGAGATCCCCTATCCAACGGCGGATGGCGTCAAAACCATGCTCGACGATCTGGCGCCGCGCAATCCCAAGGCGGGCAGCGCCGACGCCCGAACCTACATCGACATGACATTGGTCGGCGAGTTGGAGAAATCCGGCTTCTTCAAACAGCTTTACAAGAGATAAGTCACCGCGACGGCCGCCCGCGGATGCTTCGAAGCGACGGTCACGCGCGGCGCTCGCTTTTTTTTGCTTCGATCATGCCCCAACGCGCGGTTGCATTATTTTCACAGACTAGGATAAGTGATTTAGAATTTGCGCAATCGAAGGAGATCCGCCCATGGCAGAAACTATTCTAAGAGACGAACATGACATGCTCCGTCCCGGACTGGGGCGCTTGAAAGGCAAAGTGGCGATCGTCACCGGCGCCAACAGCGGCATCGGCCGCGCCACCTCACGGCTGTTCGCCCGCGAAGGGGCGAAAGTAGTTTGCTGCGATATCCAGGAGACGATATCGCCGCGCATCGATGAACTCATCAGGGAAAAAGAAAAGGGCGAAGCGCTGTTTCTCCACTGCGATGTCACCAAGCAGGAAGATTTGGACAACGCCGTCAAGAGCGCCGTCGAGACCTTTGGCAGAGTCGACATCCTCTACAACAACGCCGGCGCCGGCATTCGCAAGAAAGTCCACGAGCATACCGACGAAGAGTGGAACTTTGTCTTGAACACTAACTTGAACGCCATGTACCGCGGCGCCAAGGCGATAATGCCGACCTTCATTAAGCAAGGCAGCGGCAGTATGGTCACCACCGCGTCGACTTTCGGCCTGCTCGCCTCACCGGAATATCCCGGCTACTGCGCCACCAAGGCAGCGATCATCAACTTGACGCGCGAGATGGCGATTGACTACGGCCCGCTGGGAATTCGCGTCAATGCCGTCTGCCCCGGCGCCATCGAGACGCCGCGCTTCCGCGGCTTCCCGCCCCGGCCGACGTTGGGCGAAGGTATGACTGACGAGCAACGCGCCAAGATGGGCGCCAGCAACAAGGCCATGAAACGCATGGGGCGGCCCGAAGAAATCGCCTACGGCGTGCTGTTTTTAGTCTCCGACGAGGCGTCCTTCGTCACCGGCCACGCGCTCGTAGTTGACGGCGGGCAAACCATCGCGGTGTAGGGAAGACGGTTGCGAGTTTTGGGTTTTGGGGTTTCCGGTGGACAACTCGGAACGCAAAACCCGGAACTCGAAACTCTTTGTGCGCCGCCCGTCGATCACTCCCACGACGGGAAGTTTCCCTCGCCTGCCAACTGTTTCATGCGCTCATCGAGCTGATGCATAAACCCACGCCGATCGCTGTTCCACAACAGCGGCTCGCCGACAAAGACGTCGCAGAAAAAGGGCACCAAGATCGCTTCACCTTTCGGCAGCGCCTTACCCAGGCCGTGCAGGAATACTGGAACAATTGGCACCCGCGGATTTGCCTCGGCCAATCTGGCGATGCCACCTTTGAAACTCTGCAGCTGCTCCGGCTCGCCGCGGCTGCCTTCTGGGAAAATGATCAGGAGCTTTCCCGCGGCCAGGGCATGGTTGCAGGGCGCCAGGGGGTTGTCGTCGCCGCGTTGCACGGTGCGCTTGATCGGCAAAATACCGACAACCTGCAGCGTGAACCAAGCAAAGATTTTCGAGCGAAGAAAATAGTCCATTGCCGCCACCGGATGGAGCTTGGGCAAGAGCCGCAGCGGAAACAGCGTCATCAGCACCATGGTATCGAGATGGCTGTTATGATTGGCGACGATCACCGCCGGGCCCTGCCGCGGCAGCCGTTCGCGATGGCGGACATTGATACCGAGGACAATCCAGACGAGTACGCGAATAAAGACGCCATAGAACAAAAACCGCAGGAGGGTTGCCATCTCAGTAGTGCAGGTAGTGAATGAAATGAAAAAACAGCGGCGCCGTGTAAGTGAGGCTGTCGATGCGATCGAGAATGCCGCCATGGCCGGGCAAAATGTTGCCAGTGTCCTTCAAGCCGATATCGCGCTTCAGCGCCGAGATCGTGACGTCGCCGACAAAGCCGGCGCAGCTGATCAGCAAGCCGGCCACAAGCGCCATCTGTCAGCGCAGCGGTGTCAGCCACCCCGCCAGCACAACAGCCAACGTCGCTGTCGTCGCGACGCCGCCGAGAAAGCCCTCCCACGTCTTGTTGGGACTGACTTTGGGAATGATTTTGTGGCTGCCGAACAGCTTGCCCCAACAATATTGCGCGACGTCGTTGAACTGGGTCAGGAACACCAGGTACAGAACCAAGCCGGCGCCACCGGCCAGCGGGTTTTTCGATTCCGGCAACACGAGCAGATAAGCAATATGGCTGATGCCGAACACCAGCGTCATGATGCCCCAGTGGAGCGTGCCGGCGGCGCGGAGAAACTCTTTGGTCTCGCCGATCAGCACCATGCGCATGGGCAACAACAAAAACACGTAGACCGGAATAAAAACAATGAACATGCCGTACCACGCCTGAGCCACCCAATAGTATTGGATGGGGATGGACAGATAGGCCCAGAACAACACGCGCCGATCGGCGCGCCGGGTCGGAATGATGGTCAGATACTCTTTGAGTGCGAGAAAGCTGACGAAGGCGAAGAACACCACCGAAACGCTGCGGCTCAGCACGATCGCCAAAGTAAAGAGCGTGACGATGATCCACCAGGAGCGAATGCGCTGGACAAGCTCGCCATAGTCTTTCCCCGGCGCGCGCAGTCGCAAAAGTATCAAGTAGAGTGAGGCGGCGATCAGGATCGCATAGAGCCCGGCGAGGGATGCCAAGACGTTGGCACTCACACCCAAATAACTCACGCAGCCTCCCGCAGCGCGTGCCGCGCCCGGTTGAAAATTGTCAGCGTCAGGAGCAGCAACATCGCCATCATGGCGTAGTCGAACCCGCGCGCCGGCAAGATTTCCAGCCCCATCAACAAACCCACGAGCCCAAAGACGAACGCTCGGTCACTCCTACCCATCGGCCCGTCATAGCAACGCGGCGCGCCGATCATGACCGCCAGCACGCCGGTCATCTCGCTGAGAATAGCAAGGGTCACCACCGCAATGAGCCAAGCTGGCTCGATCCCCGGGAGAAACCCTAGCGGCAGATAGAGAACCGTATCGGACAGCACGTCACCCAGCTCGTTCAGGATCGCACCGAGCGAGGATTTCATGCCGTACTCGCGCGCCAGCATGCCGTCGATTGCATTGAGGGCCATGCGCGCCAATAGCGCCAGCGGCAATAGCAGTAGTGGCCAACGCGCCGCCGCGAACCACGCGATCGACAGACCGAACGCGGCCGACAGCAAGAGCGCGGCGACCGTCACCTGATTGGCGGTGACGCCGGCGTGGGCGAGAAAAGCCAGCGCGGGCCGCAACAACGACTGGAATCGGGGTTTTAGCTGATAGACGGAGACAACCATGTTCGGAACCCCGCCCGCTGTGGGCGCCAGCTCTACAAATAACCGACTAGCTCGGCCCAGTGCTTGACCAACTGGCCGCGGCCGTGGCTCAGGTAGAGGCCGATCTGGGCGATCAACGCGTAGGCGATGGCAAATTGCGCCAAGGCATAACCGGCAATGGTGAACTGCGAGATGCTAACGAGGCCAACGCCAAACTGAGAGATCATCAGTCCGCCGCAGGCAAACTGACCGATGGCGATGATACCTCTGGCCGGCACCGGCATGCGATTCGGACGGTACTTGAACGAGACATGGACAAGCGGCCAACCGAAGAGCTCGCTCCGCGATTTGTATTCGAAACCCCAGCCGTCCCACTTTGCCCGCGCCGGCATCGGTGCCCCGCAGTTTGGGCATGATGAAGCTTGCTCAGAAATCGGCTGGTGGCACTCACGACATGGGGTCATATACACCCGCTGTGTATGCAATCACGGTACGGTCGCGGTTTTTGGCTCCGCAGTCCTTCGGTTCATGGGCAAATAGTTCTTCACGAAGACGGTCACAGCACTGGCAACGTCGCTAGCGGTACGCTCAAGAACCGCGCGCTGGCGCAGGTTGGTGCCGAACTCGAGCTGTATGGCGTCCACCCCGCCGGCCTTGTGGCTGCCGTAGTTCTGCACAATAAACCCGCCAACGTAACGCTGCTCTTTGTCCGATGAACCGTTGGGAGGAAAGACCTTGTAGCCTTTCTCAGCCAATTGACCGGTGATGCTCTTACTGCCGCTCACAGCTTCCTGGCCGAATTGGCCGACTAGCGTCTGTACGGTCTTGCCGTTATTGGTGCCGCGAAAAACAGCTTCGGGATCTGCGCCTTCGCCGTGAATGTCGAGCAAGATCCCCCTGCCCCATTCCATGCGCACGAATTTGCAGGCCTCGCCCAGCGCGTCGTGATAGGCATCGTAGTACAGTTTGCCGCCGTCGGATTCGTACGCTGCGTGGCGCGCCCGGTTGGCGTCGACGTATTTGCGCTCGAAGCGGGCCACGACCAAAAACGGCTTTGCACGAAAGGTATGGGCCAGCTTGCCCGCAACGGCTTCGGCCAACTCGTCGGTGCGCGTATCCCGGCCGGTGACGAACTGCGGCACGCCGACGCCGCGCCGTTGTGCCACTCCCGCCAAAGGCTCCCGCCCACCGTGGGGTGCGGAGATAATGATCGGCAACGTGCCCGCCCAAACGGTTAAGAATTTTTCGCCTGGATTCGGCTCCGCCGCTGCGAGCAAAGCCGGCCAGTAGGCGAATAGGACAAAAACTAGCAGGTTCGGCCGACTGGAAACATGAAAGCGGCGGAGCTGCGCAAGCATCAGTCTATTATTTGGCCTGCGGCACATGCTCGCGCAGCTTTTTCATAAATTCCGGCGCAAACGGCTCAGCCTTCAACTCTTGCGCGCGCTGCGCTTTGACCCAGGCCTCGGAGTAACGCTCCTGGTCATACAACGAAATCGCCCATTCGCGCCAGCCCACCGCGAAGTTCGGATTGTTTTCCAAACACTCGGTGAAGTATTGGTTAGCTCTGATGAAATATTGCGCGCGATCGAGCTGGCGTGCGGCGGGCAGGCGCGCGGCATATTCCGAAGTAACCGACCCTAGATCGGCCAACAGCGCCGGCCGCTGCGCCGGCTCGTCGATCAACTGGCGCGCGCTTTCCAACTGCTCAGCGGCTTCGAGCAATTTACCCTGGTCGCTCAGGACTGCGCCGAATCCCCAGAACGACTGATAGTTTTTCGGATTCAACAACCATGCCTGATTGAAGCGCCGCATGGCGACGTCGAACACGCCGCGCCGCGCCGCGATCCAACCTTCGAGCGCCAGCGCGCGGCTGGCCGCGTTGCGATTGCCATAACGCAGCGACGACTCGCGGACAAACACGTCATCGGCTTTCTTGAGCGCTTCGGAGCGAGCCGTGGACGGCTGGCCGTACATTGGCAGCTTATCGGTGGGATCGTCCTGGGCCCGGGCGACACCGAGTAATGCGAAAAATAAGATGATGATGAGAATCGCACCACGAGCACGAGTCACGATTCCCACTCCCGTCCTTCGTGCGCTTTGTGGTGAGTGAATAGACAAGGCGTTCATACGCGCGGCATCATAGCACTTAAATTTCTGCAAATCGCCACACCTCGCCTTGACTCGACAAACTTTTAAGGGCTATTTTGCTGCCAGCCAGAACCAAGGAGAACGTTATGATTGAAGGACTGAAAGATAAGGTCGTCATCGTCACCGGCGGCGGCCACGGCATCGGCCGCGCCTATTGTCACGGCTTCGCCGAAGCCGGCGCGCGCGTTGTCGTCGCCGACATCGATCAACCGGCGGCGGAAAAAGTTGCCGGCGAAGTGGTCAAGCAATTCGACGGCAAGGCGCTTGCCGCTAAAGTTGACGTTGCCAACGAGCAATCGGCCAAGGACATGGCGACGCTGGCGCTCGACAAGTTCAACCGCATCGATGTCTTGGTCAACAACGCGGCAATCTTCTCGACGATTCCGATGAACCGCGGCGGCATCGACAGCATCGACCCCGATGAATGGGACCGCATGATGCGGGTCAACTTGAAAGGTCTGTTTTTCTGCAGCCGCGCCGTGCTGCCGACCATGCGCAAGCAGAAATCGGGTAAAATCATCAACATCTCGTCGGGCACCGCGCTCAACGGCAGCGCCGGGCGGATTCATTACGTGACCTCGAAAGCCGGCGTCATCGGCTTCACCCGCTGCCTGGCGCGCGAAGTCGGCGACGACAACATCAACGTCAACGCCATCGCGCCGGGCTCGACCTTGTCGGAAGAGAATCCCAGCGAAGAAGTGCTGAAGATGCGCGGCGCGCGCTTGGCCGATCGCGCCCTGAAACGATTGCAATTGCCCAAGGACTTGGTCGGCACCATGCTGTTCCTGGCCTCGCCGCTGAGCGATTTCATGACCGGCCAGACCGTCGCCGTCGATGGCGGCGTCTCTTTTCTCTAGGAAGGTTCGATGGCGGCGTACCAGCATCGAAACATTCTCGTCGGCGACATCCGCACCCACTTCCTCGAGGCCGGCAGCGGACCCGATTTGGTTTTGCTGCACGGCGGCGAGTATGGCGCCTCGGCGGAGATTACTTGGCGCCACAACATCGACGCGTTGGCACAGCGCTTTCATGTCGTTGCACCCGACATTCTCGGCTGGGGCCAAACCGACAAGCTTTACAGTTTTTCCGATCCGGCCGGTTTGCGCATCAAGCATTTGCAGCGTTTTCTCGAAGCGCTTGGCATCGGCAAAGCCTACTTCGTCGGCAACTCAGCCGGCGGCGGGCTCGTACTGCGTGCATCGGTGCGAAAGCCGGCGCCGCTGCAGATTCTCAAAATGGTCACCATCTGCGGCAACGCCAGCGTGTTCAAGACCAACTCCCAGGCCGATCTGGAAAACTACACACCTTCGTTTGATAACATGAAAAAGATCGTCGCGTTGCTCTACCACGACAAGAAATGGCAGAGCGAAGAAAACATCCGCGA from Deltaproteobacteria bacterium includes:
- a CDS encoding NAD(P)-dependent oxidoreductase, yielding MAGKGILVTGGTGLVGAYAVGMLLDRGERPVIFDVALNERLLNAVGVDPSKVTLVRGDMMDLPAIISALRDNDCDQIIHLAAFLGEEVQRRPYSGVRLNFMGTINVFEAARLEKVKRVVFPSSGTVYLGSLGEGLTKIDESIPMNPPSVYAATKASCEFMGRAYAKRYDFEFICLRYTGGLYGPSPAALKATREIAIQQMIRAAVKGESAKISWPYGPAEILYGKDAAKGTVLAVMKDKFKDTLFHIGNNDLVSGEDIVQAIRKAFPGSNIEIARTQNPMPYPDSRLSSDFSRAKEQLGYEPDYPIGKAVEDYGATLKRLENL
- a CDS encoding SDR family oxidoreductase, with amino-acid sequence MAETILRDEHDMLRPGLGRLKGKVAIVTGANSGIGRATSRLFAREGAKVVCCDIQETISPRIDELIREKEKGEALFLHCDVTKQEDLDNAVKSAVETFGRVDILYNNAGAGIRKKVHEHTDEEWNFVLNTNLNAMYRGAKAIMPTFIKQGSGSMVTTASTFGLLASPEYPGYCATKAAIINLTREMAIDYGPLGIRVNAVCPGAIETPRFRGFPPRPTLGEGMTDEQRAKMGASNKAMKRMGRPEEIAYGVLFLVSDEASFVTGHALVVDGGQTIAV
- a CDS encoding 1-acyl-sn-glycerol-3-phosphate acyltransferase, with the translated sequence MATLLRFLFYGVFIRVLVWIVLGINVRHRERLPRQGPAVIVANHNSHLDTMVLMTLFPLRLLPKLHPVAAMDYFLRSKIFAWFTLQVVGILPIKRTVQRGDDNPLAPCNHALAAGKLLIIFPEGSRGEPEQLQSFKGGIARLAEANPRVPIVPVFLHGLGKALPKGEAILVPFFCDVFVGEPLLWNSDRRGFMHQLDERMKQLAGEGNFPSWE
- a CDS encoding CDP-alcohol phosphatidyltransferase family protein, which encodes MVVSVYQLKPRFQSLLRPALAFLAHAGVTANQVTVAALLLSAAFGLSIAWFAAARWPLLLLPLALLARMALNAIDGMLAREYGMKSSLGAILNELGDVLSDTVLYLPLGFLPGIEPAWLIAVVTLAILSEMTGVLAVMIGAPRCYDGPMGRSDRAFVFGLVGLLMGLEILPARGFDYAMMAMLLLLTLTIFNRARHALREAA
- a CDS encoding zinc ribbon domain-containing protein, which produces MTPCRECHQPISEQASSCPNCGAPMPARAKWDGWGFEYKSRSELFGWPLVHVSFKYRPNRMPVPARGIIAIGQFACGGLMISQFGVGLVSISQFTIAGYALAQFAIAYALIAQIGLYLSHGRGQLVKHWAELVGYL
- a CDS encoding N-formylglutamate amidohydrolase produces the protein MCRRPNNRLMLAQLRRFHVSSRPNLLVFVLFAYWPALLAAAEPNPGEKFLTVWAGTLPIIISAPHGGREPLAGVAQRRGVGVPQFVTGRDTRTDELAEAVAGKLAHTFRAKPFLVVARFERKYVDANRARHAAYESDGGKLYYDAYHDALGEACKFVRMEWGRGILLDIHGEGADPEAVFRGTNNGKTVQTLVGQFGQEAVSGSKSITGQLAEKGYKVFPPNGSSDKEQRYVGGFIVQNYGSHKAGGVDAIQLEFGTNLRQRAVLERTASDVASAVTVFVKNYLPMNRRTAEPKTATVP
- a CDS encoding 3-oxoacyl-ACP reductase FabG: MIEGLKDKVVIVTGGGHGIGRAYCHGFAEAGARVVVADIDQPAAEKVAGEVVKQFDGKALAAKVDVANEQSAKDMATLALDKFNRIDVLVNNAAIFSTIPMNRGGIDSIDPDEWDRMMRVNLKGLFFCSRAVLPTMRKQKSGKIINISSGTALNGSAGRIHYVTSKAGVIGFTRCLAREVGDDNINVNAIAPGSTLSEENPSEEVLKMRGARLADRALKRLQLPKDLVGTMLFLASPLSDFMTGQTVAVDGGVSFL
- a CDS encoding alpha/beta fold hydrolase, which produces MAAYQHRNILVGDIRTHFLEAGSGPDLVLLHGGEYGASAEITWRHNIDALAQRFHVVAPDILGWGQTDKLYSFSDPAGLRIKHLQRFLEALGIGKAYFVGNSAGGGLVLRASVRKPAPLQILKMVTICGNASVFKTNSQADLENYTPSFDNMKKIVALLYHDKKWQSEENIRERYEASIIPGAWETLSAARLRSPAHQVRSTTDEFVRQLSRLSIALLIMSCDHDPLNQSDWDVNFQKIVPGSQVHRFKHSAHEPQIEETEEFNRVLTEFLLGGEK